GATTGAAGCGCGCGACGGCGCTGGTCAGACCCACGATCGGGCGCGCGTCAATATACGGGGCGCGCAACTGCGACAGCAACTGGGACAGCAGCCGTGACCGGCCGTTACGATGCCTATCGGACACAGGCCATGCGATCTGTTGCATAATTGAGTAAACAGTCCAATCAGATGGTGCACCAATGCAAACCAATACAAGCAATTCACAACTGAAAGTGGGCGTCGGCCAGTTTGCTGCCGTCAACGAGATCGAACCCAATAAGGAACATATCCATACCCTGGTAACCCAGGCGGCAGAGCAGGGCGTGGAGCTGCTCGTGCTGCCCGAGGCGTCCATGTGTTCTTTCGGCTCGCCGCTACCGCAATTGCGGGAGACCGCCGGCAACAACTCGCCTGCCTTTGTCCGCTACATGCAGGATCTGGCACGCGACCATAACATGCATATCGTGGTTGGCGTGCTCAGCCTGGCAGACCAGCCGGGCGATGAACGTGTAACCAACCAGCTACTGGTGCTTGACAATACCGGTGCGCAGGTGCTGCGTTATACCAAAATGCATGTCTATGACGCGTTCAAGTTCAAGGAGTCAGACAAAGTGCGGCCCGGCAGTTTTTCCGAAAAGAATGCCGAACTGGGTTTGTTTGATATCAAGGGCTTTCGGATTGGCCTGATCAACTGCTATGATCTGCGTTTTCCTGAAATGGCAAGAGCCTGATTGATCAGGCGCCGATGTGCTGTCGGTCAGTGCGGCCTGGCTTGCCGGACCGCTCAAGGAAAACCATTGGGAAATATTGCTGCGGGCACGCGCCATTGAAAACACCAGCTATGTGCTGGCATCGGGGCAGACTGCGCCACGCAATTGCGGTCTGAGCATGATCGTGGATCCATTGGGTATGGTGCTGGGCACTGCCACCGCCGACCCGGGTCTGGCTGTTCATACTCTGTCATCAGAACGCATTGCCGAAGTTCGCGAGTTGTTGCCATGTCTGCAAAATCGTCGTTATCAGGTATCAGGATTGAAATGAATACAATTGCAATAAAAAGAACGCATCCGGACGAACTTATTGTCGGGCTGGTTTCCGTTTCTGACAGGGCCACTTCCGGCGTTTACGAGGACAAAGGCATTCCTTCGCTCGAAGCCTGGCTGGAGCGCGCCCTGCAATCGCCCTTTCAGACGTGTACGCGCCTGATCGCCGACGATCAGCAAACCATTTCCGAGACGCTGACCGAACTGGTGGACCAGCAGGGGTGCGATCTGGTACTCACTACCGGCGGAACGGGCCCGGCGCGGCGTGATGTCACGCCCGAAGCGACACTGGCCGTTGCCACCAAGCTTATGCCTGGTTTCGGTGAACAAATGCGACAAATCAGCCTGGCCTTTGTGCCTACGGCCATCCTGTCCCGGCAGGTGGCCGTGATTCGTGAAGCAGACGATCATGCTGCCCTGATTATCAACTTGCCAGGGCAACCCAAAGCCATCCAGGAAACCCTGGAAGGCCTGCGTGATGAACAGGGCAAAGTAAAGGTGCCGGGCATTTTTGCCGCCGTGCCTTATTGCATTGACCTGATCGGCGGTCCTTATGTAGAGACCCGAGACGAGATTGTCGCGGCTTTCCGCCCAAAATCGGCGCGGCGTGAGCCCAAAGCGTGACAACTGTGATGTCACAATTGGTAAATTTGGTAAAAAGCCGGGTTCCTGCGCCTTATATGCGGTTTCCCACTTAAAATAGTGGCTGTTCAGATATTTTTCAATTTCAGGAGATCGTTACATGGCACTCGTTTCTATGCGCCAATTACTGGATCATGCCGCGGAAAACGGCTATGGTATTCCCGCCTTCAACGTGAACAATCTGGAGCAGGTGCAGGCCATCATGGAAGCGGCCAAGGAAACCAACAGTCCGGTCATCATGCAGGCGTCTGCTGGTGCGCGTAAATACGCAGGCGAAGGTTTTCTCAAGTACCTGATCCAGGCTGCGGTAGAGAGCTATCCGGAAATTCCGGTAGTCATGCACCAGGATCATGGCCAGTCACCTGAAATCTGTCAGGGCGCCATCAATCTTGGTTTTTCAAGTGTCATGATGGACGGCTCTCTCATGGCCGACGGTAAAACCATTGCTGACTATGAATACAACGTGGAAGTAACCAAGAAAGTTGTTGATCTGGCACACAAGGTCGGTGTCACCGTAGAAGGTGAACTGGGTTGCCTGGGCTCGCTTGAAACCATGAAAGGCGACAAGGAAGACGGCCACGGTGCAGAAGGCACCATGACCATGGAGCAACTGCTGACCGATCCGGAACAGGCTGCAGATTTTGTCCGTCGCACCCAGCTGGATGCGCTGGCGATTGCGATTGGCACCAGCCATGGCGCCTATAAATTTACCCGCAAGCCTACAGGCGATATTCTATCGATCAACCGCATCAAGGAAATCCACGCCCGCTTGCCCAACACGCACCTGGTCATGCATGGCAGCTCCAGTGTTCCCCAGGAATTGCTGGCCGAAATCCGTGAGTTCGGTGGCGACATGAAAGAAACCTATGGTGTGCCGGTCGAAGAGATTCAGGAAGCCATCAAATTTGGCGTGCGCAAGGTCAATATCGATACCGATATCCGTCTTGCCATGACAGGCGCCATTCGCCGTTTCCTGGGCGAAAACCCCGGCAAATTCGACCCACGTGAATACAACAAGCCTGCCCGCGAAGCCGCCAAGAAAATCTGCGTGGCGCGCTATCAGGAATTTGGTACCGCCGGCAACGCCAGCAAGATCAAACCGATTGCTCTGTCTGAAATGGCCGCAGCCTATGCTGCAGGCAAGCTGTCTCAACAGATCAAATAAGACGATTGTGCCGTCTCCCGGGACGGCCTGTCTGGAAACCCCGCCACGACGATGCGTTGTGGCGGGGTTTTTCTTGTGGATTTCCGTAGTGGGAAATGATGCCCGTAACGGGTATATTGCTATAATTTAGCAATATACAGTGGCAGTATGAGAGTGTTAAAGCGCAGAGCGTTTGCGAAATGGCAGTTGCGTGAAAAATTGCCTGACGCTGTCTTATGTTGGGCGGTTATGAAAATGGAGCACGGGCTGATCGACGCCGATTTGGGTGGAAGGCTTTATAAAAAACGGGTGCCTGGTGCTGGCTGCGGTAAAAGCCGGGGGTACCGTACATTGCTGTCGGCCCGAATAGGCACTCGGTATGTTTTTCTGCACGGTTTTTCGAAAAGCGAGCAGTCCAATATTTCTCTGAAAGAAAAGCAGGCCTTAAGCTATGTCGGAAAGGTATTTCTTGCGCTATCAGATGACGACCTGATCCTTGCCCTGCAAACCGGCGTCCTACAGGAGTTGCATTGTGACAGGAAAAATCATTGAATCATTGCGTGGTGAACTGGCTGAGCTGCAGACTGCTGGTGCAATCAGCAAAACGACAATGCGCGAGTTTGACACGCTTTTTCCGTTGCCGGTCAGGAATTTTACGGCGACAGATATACGAACGTTGCGCGAGTCACTCAATATCAGTCAGCCTGTCTTTGCGCTTCATTTACATACCACGGCCTCGACCGTACGCAAATGGGAGCAGGGTCATACGCGCCCGTCCGGACCGGCGTTGAAATTGCTCAATGTGATCGCTGACAAGGGGCTGCAAGCCATTCTGTAAGATGCTCTTGCCGTATGAGGGAGCACGCTTATGTTGCGGGCCGCTTGCGGACCCCGCTACGACGATGCGTTCTGGCAGGGTTTTTTACATTCAAGCGCAGCATATGGCGGTAAAATAACGGATTATTCCCATTTCTATTCCATGATCGTACGCCCGCGATAGTAAGTCGCTCGGCGCGTACGGCATGATATTTTCCCTTGCAAAGGATTTCCGGTGACATCTGCGCTTCTTCAATCTGA
Above is a window of Advenella kashmirensis WT001 DNA encoding:
- a CDS encoding nitrilase-related carbon-nitrogen hydrolase codes for the protein MQTNTSNSQLKVGVGQFAAVNEIEPNKEHIHTLVTQAAEQGVELLVLPEASMCSFGSPLPQLRETAGNNSPAFVRYMQDLARDHNMHIVVGVLSLADQPGDERVTNQLLVLDNTGAQVLRYTKMHVYDAFKFKESDKVRPGSFSEKNAELGLFDIKGFRIGLINCYDLRFPEMARA
- a CDS encoding nitrilase-related carbon-nitrogen hydrolase; translation: MLSVSAAWLAGPLKENHWEILLRARAIENTSYVLASGQTAPRNCGLSMIVDPLGMVLGTATADPGLAVHTLSSERIAEVRELLPCLQNRRYQVSGLK
- the mog gene encoding molybdopterin adenylyltransferase, yielding MNTIAIKRTHPDELIVGLVSVSDRATSGVYEDKGIPSLEAWLERALQSPFQTCTRLIADDQQTISETLTELVDQQGCDLVLTTGGTGPARRDVTPEATLAVATKLMPGFGEQMRQISLAFVPTAILSRQVAVIREADDHAALIINLPGQPKAIQETLEGLRDEQGKVKVPGIFAAVPYCIDLIGGPYVETRDEIVAAFRPKSARREPKA
- the fba gene encoding class II fructose-bisphosphate aldolase (catalyzes the reversible aldol condensation of dihydroxyacetonephosphate and glyceraldehyde 3-phosphate in the Calvin cycle, glycolysis, and/or gluconeogenesis), coding for MALVSMRQLLDHAAENGYGIPAFNVNNLEQVQAIMEAAKETNSPVIMQASAGARKYAGEGFLKYLIQAAVESYPEIPVVMHQDHGQSPEICQGAINLGFSSVMMDGSLMADGKTIADYEYNVEVTKKVVDLAHKVGVTVEGELGCLGSLETMKGDKEDGHGAEGTMTMEQLLTDPEQAADFVRRTQLDALAIAIGTSHGAYKFTRKPTGDILSINRIKEIHARLPNTHLVMHGSSSVPQELLAEIREFGGDMKETYGVPVEEIQEAIKFGVRKVNIDTDIRLAMTGAIRRFLGENPGKFDPREYNKPAREAAKKICVARYQEFGTAGNASKIKPIALSEMAAAYAAGKLSQQIK
- a CDS encoding type II toxin-antitoxin system RelE/ParE family toxin translates to MRVLKRRAFAKWQLREKLPDAVLCWAVMKMEHGLIDADLGGRLYKKRVPGAGCGKSRGYRTLLSARIGTRYVFLHGFSKSEQSNISLKEKQALSYVGKVFLALSDDDLILALQTGVLQELHCDRKNH
- a CDS encoding helix-turn-helix domain-containing protein, whose amino-acid sequence is MTGKIIESLRGELAELQTAGAISKTTMREFDTLFPLPVRNFTATDIRTLRESLNISQPVFALHLHTTASTVRKWEQGHTRPSGPALKLLNVIADKGLQAIL